From a region of the Malania oleifera isolate guangnan ecotype guangnan chromosome 12, ASM2987363v1, whole genome shotgun sequence genome:
- the LOC131143778 gene encoding uncharacterized protein LOC131143778 isoform X2: MPTEVDLHGKRTHNFIMEHSKSCKELLYDSLQYGSDQSASLGFVLDSTSSINTNTRPPELGILDVKPVLNYSIQTGEEFALEFMRDRVNTRKAFIPNNAGEHNNYATGYMDLRGILGNGYTGSDGGSDISVSTIVEKGLKEFEGKNSLYEDRSNHDPMQSVEQNSSGNGSGRGDAHGYDSSRACHSFLTKMKILCSFGGKILPRPSDGKLRYVGGETHIICISKNISWDELKQKTLTIFNQARTIKYQLPGEDLDALVSVSCHEDLQNMMEECNTLEETEGSTKLRMFLFSRSDLDDAYHGLGSLDGDSEVQYVVAVNGMDIGSRENSTLHGLAKSSASNLDELDGQSIEGGTGKAATDSVGTSTSPFTGNFVASSIQPTRLTLPGSSNAYENHAKFRHDQVIHHGKPPGKSSVSMPICGNLTEGHAFPGLDVEDPEMLVKKVKLKSDGSVQPACHRETLSLSQNDYVAPLEPKTYDGEVMRYVPVEEATVAVSVPGNERKHQEHVQTSLYPDVNPIQGPICNEDDHCHTFSSAFARGHADSESDPIDLSYLEPPALPQRVFNSERIPREQSALLNRLSKSDDSLGSQLLLSHSHPDTMAHDPINQSTEKLHNGNQAPQNEQFMSTAKPLYMESLTIDDGLAQLQKYRVFADAIGQKNKKLSADESEFDWKQKVPNILCCKDAANEGQNQKADFEMTSVDFKNLHVELTAEAKPEVPVVSEATSLKHDDNNSSWLPEPNWDEMVGKDSCDENQGHVQTFAWVESSMMDASEGEISHAIPSTKQGDILIDINDRFPRDFLSDIFSKEVLSEDSSGTSVLHKDGVALSLNMENHEPQHWSFFQKLAQDGNVSLIDQNHIDFSSGQTQVDEVSPGSYHVTPLMGELVPTSHVGSQTNFSEDNHKELPATMGADSIVLHSHYNRSMVKGTESMEFDGMSENLGTHMEHEDGKFFKNIGLPPLDPSLEDLDINTLQVIKNDDLEELKELGSGTFGTVYHEKWRGTDVAIKRIKKSCFTGRSSEQERLTIEFWREADILSKLHHPNVVAFYGVVQDELGETLATVTEYMVDGSLRRVLLCKDRYLDCRKRLIIAMDAAFGMEYLHSKNIVHFDLKCDNLLVNMKDPLRPICKVGDFGLSKIKRNTLVSGGVRGTLPWMAPELLNGSSIKVSEKVDVFSFGIVLWEILTGEEPYANMHYGAIIGGIVSNTLRPTIPSFCDTEWRILMEQCWDPNPAARPSFTEIARRLREMSVATHIKPSCHKASK; this comes from the exons ATGCCCACTGAAGTAGATTTACATGGAAAGAGAACTCATAATTTTATAATGGAACATTCAAAAAGTTGTAAAGAATTGCTGTATGATTCCCTGCAATATGGAAGTGATCAATCTGCTTCCCTGGGATTTGTGTTGGATTCTACGAGCAGCATAAATACTAATACAAGACCTCCAGAATTAGGTATATTAGACGTTAAACCTGTACTTAATTACTCCATACAGACGGGTGAGGAGTTTGCTCTTGAATTTATGCGTGATCGTGTGAATACCAGGAAAGCTTTTATTCCAAATAATGCTGGCGAACACAACAATTATGCAACAGGCTACATGGATCTCAGAGGCATTTTGGGTAACGGTTATACCGGGTCTGACGGTGGATCAGATATTTCAGTGTCGACCATAGTAGAAAAAGGTTTGAAAGAATTTGAGGGAAAAAACTCTTTATATGAAGACCGAAGTAACCATGACCCTATGCAATCAGTAGAACAAAATTCTTCAGGCAATGGAAGTGGTCGAGGAGATGCTCATGGGTATGACTCTTCTCGAGCATGTCATAGTTTTCTTACAAAAATGAAGATTCTCTGCAGCTTTGGAGGGAAAATTCTACCACGGCCAAGTGATGGGAAGCTCAGGTATGTTGGCGGTGAAACACACATCATATGCATTAGCAAGAATATTTCCTGGGATGAGCTTAAGCAGAAAACATTAACAATTTTTAACCAAGCTCGTACAATTAAATATCAGCTCCCTGGGGAGGATCTCGATGCCTTGGTTTCTGTGTCCTGTCATGAGGACCTTCAAAATATGATGGAAGAATGCAACACACTTGAGGAGACAGAAGGATCAACTAAACTCAGGATGTTTCTGTTCTCCAGAAGTGATTTGGATGATGCTTATCATGGTCTGGGGAGCCTGGATGGTGATTCTGAAGTACAGTATGTTGTTGCTGTGAATGGCATGGACATCGGATCCAGAGAAAACTCTACTCTGCATGGTTTGGCTAAATCTTCAGCAAGTAATTTAGATGAGTTAGATGGACAGTCTATTGAGGGGGGGACAGGTAAAGCTGCAACAGACTCAGTTGGGACTAGTACTTCACCCTTCACAGGAAATTTTGTTGCATCATCAATTCAACCTACTCGATTGACTCTACCAGGTTCATCCAATGCCTATGAAAACCATGCAAAATTTCGTCATGACCAGGTGATTCATCATGGTAAGCCTCCTGGCAAAAGTTCTGTTTCGATGCCTATTTGTGGGAATTTAACTGAAGGGCATGCATTCCCTGGCTTAGATGTTGAGGATCCTGAAATGCTAGTGAAAAAGGTGAAACTGAAAAGTGATGGTTCAGTTCAACCTGCGTGTCACCGTGAAACACTTAGTCTCTCACAAAATGATTATGTTGCGCCATTGGAGCCTAAGACATATGATGGTGAAGTGATGAGATATGTTCCAGTTGAAGAAGCAACTGTTGCTGTTTCTGTGCCTGGAAATGAGAGAAAACACCAAGAACATGTGCAGACTTCTTTGTACCCTGATGTTAATCCAATTCAAGGTCCCATATGTAATGAAGATGACCATTGTCATACATTTAGTAGTGCATTTGCTCGTGGACATGCTGACTCTGAGTCTGATCCAATTGATTTGAGCTACCTTGAGCCACCTGCACTTCCTCAAAGAGTCTTTAATTCTGAGAGAATTCCTCGAGAGCAATCAGCATTGCTTAACCGTTTATCAAAGTCTGATGATTCACTTGGTTCTCAGCTTCTCCTGTCTCACTCACATCCTGATACTATGGCACATGATCCAATCAACCAATCCACTGAAAAATTGCACAATGGAAATCAAGCTCCTCAAAATGAGCAATTCATGTCAACTGCAAAGCCACTTTATATGGAGTCTCTAACAATTGATGATGGACTGGCACAGCTTCAAAAGTACAGAGTGTTTGCTGATGCGATAGGCCAGAAGAATAAAAAGCTTTCTGCAGATGAGTCAGAGTTTGACTGGAAGCAGAAAGTCCCAAACATTTTATGTTGTAAAGATGCTGCGAATGAGGGTCAAAATCAAAAGGCTGACTTTGAAATGACCTCTGTTGACTTTAAAAATTTACATGTTGAGTTAACAGCAGAAGCTAAACCAGAAGTTCCTGTGGTGAGTGAAGCAACTTCTCTGAAACATGATGACAATAATTCATCTTGGCTTCCAGAGCCTAACTGGGATGAAATGGTGGGCAAGGATTCTTGTGATGAGAATCAGGGGCATGTTCAAACTTTTGCTTGGGTGGAGAGCTCAATGATGGATGCTTCTGAGGGTGAAATTTCTCATGCGATTCCCAGTACAAAGCAGGGAGATATTCTTATTGATATTAATGACCGATTCCCTCGTGATTTCCTTTCTGACATTTTCTCCAAAGAAGTACTCTCTGAGGATTCCTCTGGAACTAGCGTGCTGCACAAAGATGGAGTTGCATTAAGCTTGAACATGGAAAACCATGAACCCCAGCACTGGTCATTTTTCCAGAAATTGGCGCAAGATGGGAATGTTTCTCTTATTGATCAGAATCATATTGATTTTTCATCTGGACAGACACAGGTTGACGAGGTATCTCCTGGATCTTATCATGTTACACCTTTAATGGGAGAGCTAGttcccacaagccatgtgggttCTCAGACTAATTTTAGTGAAGACAATCACAAAGAACTGCCTGCTACAATGGGAGCAGATTCCATAGTTTTGCATTCACATTACAATCGTTCCATGGTGAAAGGAACTGAAAGTATGGAGTTTGATGGTATGTCGGAGAACTTAGGAACACACATGGAGCATGAg GATGGGAAGTTTTTCAAGAATATTGGTTTACCTCCTCTTGATCCTTCTTTGGAAGATCTTGATATCAACACTTTGCAG GTTATAAAGAATGACGATCTTGAAGAGCTGAAGGAATTGGGCTCTGGAACATTTGGGACTGTTTATCATGAAAAATGGAGGGGTACAGATGTTGCCATCAAACGAATAAAGAAGAGCTGCTTCACTGGTCGATCATCAGAGCAAGAGAGATTG ACCATAGAGTTTTGGCGAGAAGCTGATATTCTGTCTAAACTTCACCATCCAAATGTGGTTGCATTTTACGGTGTTGTGCAAGATGAACTGGGAGAAACATTAGCAACTGTGACAGAGTACATGGTTGATGGTTCTCTTAGGCGTGTTTTGCTTTGCAAGGATCG GTATCTTGATTGTCGCAAGCGACTCATAATTGCCATGGATGCAGCTTTTGGAATGGAATATTTGCATTCGAAGAATATTGTGCATTTTGATCTTAAATGTGACAACTTGCTCGTAAACATGAAAGATCCTTTACGGCCTATTTGCAAG GTAGGTGACTTTGGCCTGTCTAAAATTAAGCGAAATACCTTGGTTTCTGGTGGCGTAAGAGGCACCCTGCCGTGGATGGCTCCAGAGCTGCTGAATGGCAGCAGCATTAAGGTGTCTGAAAAG GTTGACGTGTTTTCCTTTGGTATTGTCTTATGGGAGATTCTCACTGGAGAGGAGCCTTATGCCAATATGCACTATGGTGCAATCATAG
- the LOC131143778 gene encoding uncharacterized protein LOC131143778 isoform X1, producing MPTEVDLHGKRTHNFIMEHSKSCKELLYDSLQYGSDQSASLGFVLDSTSSINTNTRPPELGILDVKPVLNYSIQTGEEFALEFMRDRVNTRKAFIPNNAGEHNNYATGYMDLRGILGNGYTGSDGGSDISVSTIVEKGLKEFEGKNSLYEDRSNHDPMQSVEQNSSGNGSGRGDAHGYDSSRACHSFLTKMKILCSFGGKILPRPSDGKLRYVGGETHIICISKNISWDELKQKTLTIFNQARTIKYQLPGEDLDALVSVSCHEDLQNMMEECNTLEETEGSTKLRMFLFSRSDLDDAYHGLGSLDGDSEVQYVVAVNGMDIGSRENSTLHGLAKSSASNLDELDGQSIEGGTGKAATDSVGTSTSPFTGNFVASSIQPTRLTLPGSSNAYENHAKFRHDQVIHHGKPPGKSSVSMPICGNLTEGHAFPGLDVEDPEMLVKKVKLKSDGSVQPACHRETLSLSQNDYVAPLEPKTYDGEVMRYVPVEEATVAVSVPGNERKHQEHVQTSLYPDVNPIQGPICNEDDHCHTFSSAFARGHADSESDPIDLSYLEPPALPQRVFNSERIPREQSALLNRLSKSDDSLGSQLLLSHSHPDTMAHDPINQSTEKLHNGNQAPQNEQFMSTAKPLYMESLTIDDGLAQLQKYRVFADAIGQKNKKLSADESEFDWKQKVPNILCCKDAANEGQNQKADFEMTSVDFKNLHVELTAEAKPEVPVVSEATSLKHDDNNSSWLPEPNWDEMVGKDSCDENQGHVQTFAWVESSMMDASEGEISHAIPSTKQGDILIDINDRFPRDFLSDIFSKEVLSEDSSGTSVLHKDGVALSLNMENHEPQHWSFFQKLAQDGNVSLIDQNHIDFSSGQTQVDEVSPGSYHVTPLMGELVPTSHVGSQTNFSEDNHKELPATMGADSIVLHSHYNRSMVKGTESMEFDGMSENLGTHMEHEDGKFFKNIGLPPLDPSLEDLDINTLQQVIKNDDLEELKELGSGTFGTVYHEKWRGTDVAIKRIKKSCFTGRSSEQERLTIEFWREADILSKLHHPNVVAFYGVVQDELGETLATVTEYMVDGSLRRVLLCKDRYLDCRKRLIIAMDAAFGMEYLHSKNIVHFDLKCDNLLVNMKDPLRPICKVGDFGLSKIKRNTLVSGGVRGTLPWMAPELLNGSSIKVSEKVDVFSFGIVLWEILTGEEPYANMHYGAIIGGIVSNTLRPTIPSFCDTEWRILMEQCWDPNPAARPSFTEIARRLREMSVATHIKPSCHKASK from the exons ATGCCCACTGAAGTAGATTTACATGGAAAGAGAACTCATAATTTTATAATGGAACATTCAAAAAGTTGTAAAGAATTGCTGTATGATTCCCTGCAATATGGAAGTGATCAATCTGCTTCCCTGGGATTTGTGTTGGATTCTACGAGCAGCATAAATACTAATACAAGACCTCCAGAATTAGGTATATTAGACGTTAAACCTGTACTTAATTACTCCATACAGACGGGTGAGGAGTTTGCTCTTGAATTTATGCGTGATCGTGTGAATACCAGGAAAGCTTTTATTCCAAATAATGCTGGCGAACACAACAATTATGCAACAGGCTACATGGATCTCAGAGGCATTTTGGGTAACGGTTATACCGGGTCTGACGGTGGATCAGATATTTCAGTGTCGACCATAGTAGAAAAAGGTTTGAAAGAATTTGAGGGAAAAAACTCTTTATATGAAGACCGAAGTAACCATGACCCTATGCAATCAGTAGAACAAAATTCTTCAGGCAATGGAAGTGGTCGAGGAGATGCTCATGGGTATGACTCTTCTCGAGCATGTCATAGTTTTCTTACAAAAATGAAGATTCTCTGCAGCTTTGGAGGGAAAATTCTACCACGGCCAAGTGATGGGAAGCTCAGGTATGTTGGCGGTGAAACACACATCATATGCATTAGCAAGAATATTTCCTGGGATGAGCTTAAGCAGAAAACATTAACAATTTTTAACCAAGCTCGTACAATTAAATATCAGCTCCCTGGGGAGGATCTCGATGCCTTGGTTTCTGTGTCCTGTCATGAGGACCTTCAAAATATGATGGAAGAATGCAACACACTTGAGGAGACAGAAGGATCAACTAAACTCAGGATGTTTCTGTTCTCCAGAAGTGATTTGGATGATGCTTATCATGGTCTGGGGAGCCTGGATGGTGATTCTGAAGTACAGTATGTTGTTGCTGTGAATGGCATGGACATCGGATCCAGAGAAAACTCTACTCTGCATGGTTTGGCTAAATCTTCAGCAAGTAATTTAGATGAGTTAGATGGACAGTCTATTGAGGGGGGGACAGGTAAAGCTGCAACAGACTCAGTTGGGACTAGTACTTCACCCTTCACAGGAAATTTTGTTGCATCATCAATTCAACCTACTCGATTGACTCTACCAGGTTCATCCAATGCCTATGAAAACCATGCAAAATTTCGTCATGACCAGGTGATTCATCATGGTAAGCCTCCTGGCAAAAGTTCTGTTTCGATGCCTATTTGTGGGAATTTAACTGAAGGGCATGCATTCCCTGGCTTAGATGTTGAGGATCCTGAAATGCTAGTGAAAAAGGTGAAACTGAAAAGTGATGGTTCAGTTCAACCTGCGTGTCACCGTGAAACACTTAGTCTCTCACAAAATGATTATGTTGCGCCATTGGAGCCTAAGACATATGATGGTGAAGTGATGAGATATGTTCCAGTTGAAGAAGCAACTGTTGCTGTTTCTGTGCCTGGAAATGAGAGAAAACACCAAGAACATGTGCAGACTTCTTTGTACCCTGATGTTAATCCAATTCAAGGTCCCATATGTAATGAAGATGACCATTGTCATACATTTAGTAGTGCATTTGCTCGTGGACATGCTGACTCTGAGTCTGATCCAATTGATTTGAGCTACCTTGAGCCACCTGCACTTCCTCAAAGAGTCTTTAATTCTGAGAGAATTCCTCGAGAGCAATCAGCATTGCTTAACCGTTTATCAAAGTCTGATGATTCACTTGGTTCTCAGCTTCTCCTGTCTCACTCACATCCTGATACTATGGCACATGATCCAATCAACCAATCCACTGAAAAATTGCACAATGGAAATCAAGCTCCTCAAAATGAGCAATTCATGTCAACTGCAAAGCCACTTTATATGGAGTCTCTAACAATTGATGATGGACTGGCACAGCTTCAAAAGTACAGAGTGTTTGCTGATGCGATAGGCCAGAAGAATAAAAAGCTTTCTGCAGATGAGTCAGAGTTTGACTGGAAGCAGAAAGTCCCAAACATTTTATGTTGTAAAGATGCTGCGAATGAGGGTCAAAATCAAAAGGCTGACTTTGAAATGACCTCTGTTGACTTTAAAAATTTACATGTTGAGTTAACAGCAGAAGCTAAACCAGAAGTTCCTGTGGTGAGTGAAGCAACTTCTCTGAAACATGATGACAATAATTCATCTTGGCTTCCAGAGCCTAACTGGGATGAAATGGTGGGCAAGGATTCTTGTGATGAGAATCAGGGGCATGTTCAAACTTTTGCTTGGGTGGAGAGCTCAATGATGGATGCTTCTGAGGGTGAAATTTCTCATGCGATTCCCAGTACAAAGCAGGGAGATATTCTTATTGATATTAATGACCGATTCCCTCGTGATTTCCTTTCTGACATTTTCTCCAAAGAAGTACTCTCTGAGGATTCCTCTGGAACTAGCGTGCTGCACAAAGATGGAGTTGCATTAAGCTTGAACATGGAAAACCATGAACCCCAGCACTGGTCATTTTTCCAGAAATTGGCGCAAGATGGGAATGTTTCTCTTATTGATCAGAATCATATTGATTTTTCATCTGGACAGACACAGGTTGACGAGGTATCTCCTGGATCTTATCATGTTACACCTTTAATGGGAGAGCTAGttcccacaagccatgtgggttCTCAGACTAATTTTAGTGAAGACAATCACAAAGAACTGCCTGCTACAATGGGAGCAGATTCCATAGTTTTGCATTCACATTACAATCGTTCCATGGTGAAAGGAACTGAAAGTATGGAGTTTGATGGTATGTCGGAGAACTTAGGAACACACATGGAGCATGAg GATGGGAAGTTTTTCAAGAATATTGGTTTACCTCCTCTTGATCCTTCTTTGGAAGATCTTGATATCAACACTTTGCAG CAGGTTATAAAGAATGACGATCTTGAAGAGCTGAAGGAATTGGGCTCTGGAACATTTGGGACTGTTTATCATGAAAAATGGAGGGGTACAGATGTTGCCATCAAACGAATAAAGAAGAGCTGCTTCACTGGTCGATCATCAGAGCAAGAGAGATTG ACCATAGAGTTTTGGCGAGAAGCTGATATTCTGTCTAAACTTCACCATCCAAATGTGGTTGCATTTTACGGTGTTGTGCAAGATGAACTGGGAGAAACATTAGCAACTGTGACAGAGTACATGGTTGATGGTTCTCTTAGGCGTGTTTTGCTTTGCAAGGATCG GTATCTTGATTGTCGCAAGCGACTCATAATTGCCATGGATGCAGCTTTTGGAATGGAATATTTGCATTCGAAGAATATTGTGCATTTTGATCTTAAATGTGACAACTTGCTCGTAAACATGAAAGATCCTTTACGGCCTATTTGCAAG GTAGGTGACTTTGGCCTGTCTAAAATTAAGCGAAATACCTTGGTTTCTGGTGGCGTAAGAGGCACCCTGCCGTGGATGGCTCCAGAGCTGCTGAATGGCAGCAGCATTAAGGTGTCTGAAAAG GTTGACGTGTTTTCCTTTGGTATTGTCTTATGGGAGATTCTCACTGGAGAGGAGCCTTATGCCAATATGCACTATGGTGCAATCATAG
- the LOC131143778 gene encoding uncharacterized protein LOC131143778 isoform X4 gives MPTEVDLHGKRTHNFIMEHSKSCKELLYDSLQYGSDQSASLGFVLDSTSSINTNTRPPELGILDVKPVLNYSIQTGEEFALEFMRDRVNTRKAFIPNNAGEHNNYATGYMDLRGILGNGYTGSDGGSDISVSTIVEKGLKEFEGKNSLYEDRSNHDPMQSVEQNSSGNGSGRGDAHGYDSSRACHSFLTKMKILCSFGGKILPRPSDGKLRYVGGETHIICISKNISWDELKQKTLTIFNQARTIKYQLPGEDLDALVSVSCHEDLQNMMEECNTLEETEGSTKLRMFLFSRSDLDDAYHGLGSLDGDSEVQYVVAVNGMDIGSRENSTLHGLAKSSASNLDELDGQSIEGGTGKAATDSVGTSTSPFTGNFVASSIQPTRLTLPGSSNAYENHAKFRHDQVIHHGKPPGKSSVSMPICGNLTEGHAFPGLDVEDPEMLVKKVKLKSDGSVQPACHRETLSLSQNDYVAPLEPKTYDGEVMRYVPVEEATVAVSVPGNERKHQEHVQTSLYPDVNPIQGPICNEDDHCHTFSSAFARGHADSESDPIDLSYLEPPALPQRVFNSERIPREQSALLNRLSKSDDSLGSQLLLSHSHPDTMAHDPINQSTEKLHNGNQAPQNEQFMSTAKPLYMESLTIDDGLAQLQKYRVFADAIGQKNKKLSADESEFDWKQKVPNILCCKDAANEGQNQKADFEMTSVDFKNLHVELTAEAKPEVPVVSEATSLKHDDNNSSWLPEPNWDEMVGKDSCDENQGHVQTFAWVESSMMDASEGEISHAIPSTKQGDILIDINDRFPRDFLSDIFSKEVLSEDSSGTSVLHKDGVALSLNMENHEPQHWSFFQKLAQDGNVSLIDQNHIDFSSGQTQVDEVSPGSYHVTPLMGELVPTSHVGSQTNFSEDNHKELPATMGADSIVLHSHYNRSMVKGTESMEFDGMSENLGTHMEHEDGKFFKNIGLPPLDPSLEDLDINTLQVIKNDDLEELKELGSGTFGTVYHEKWRGTDVAIKRIKKSCFTGRSSEQERLIVLLGQYLPTSPLLPQRYLDCRKRLIIAMDAAFGMEYLHSKNIVHFDLKCDNLLVNMKDPLRPICKVGDFGLSKIKRNTLVSGGVRGTLPWMAPELLNGSSIKVSEKVDVFSFGIVLWEILTGEEPYANMHYGAIIGGIVSNTLRPTIPSFCDTEWRILMEQCWDPNPAARPSFTEIARRLREMSVATHIKPSCHKASK, from the exons ATGCCCACTGAAGTAGATTTACATGGAAAGAGAACTCATAATTTTATAATGGAACATTCAAAAAGTTGTAAAGAATTGCTGTATGATTCCCTGCAATATGGAAGTGATCAATCTGCTTCCCTGGGATTTGTGTTGGATTCTACGAGCAGCATAAATACTAATACAAGACCTCCAGAATTAGGTATATTAGACGTTAAACCTGTACTTAATTACTCCATACAGACGGGTGAGGAGTTTGCTCTTGAATTTATGCGTGATCGTGTGAATACCAGGAAAGCTTTTATTCCAAATAATGCTGGCGAACACAACAATTATGCAACAGGCTACATGGATCTCAGAGGCATTTTGGGTAACGGTTATACCGGGTCTGACGGTGGATCAGATATTTCAGTGTCGACCATAGTAGAAAAAGGTTTGAAAGAATTTGAGGGAAAAAACTCTTTATATGAAGACCGAAGTAACCATGACCCTATGCAATCAGTAGAACAAAATTCTTCAGGCAATGGAAGTGGTCGAGGAGATGCTCATGGGTATGACTCTTCTCGAGCATGTCATAGTTTTCTTACAAAAATGAAGATTCTCTGCAGCTTTGGAGGGAAAATTCTACCACGGCCAAGTGATGGGAAGCTCAGGTATGTTGGCGGTGAAACACACATCATATGCATTAGCAAGAATATTTCCTGGGATGAGCTTAAGCAGAAAACATTAACAATTTTTAACCAAGCTCGTACAATTAAATATCAGCTCCCTGGGGAGGATCTCGATGCCTTGGTTTCTGTGTCCTGTCATGAGGACCTTCAAAATATGATGGAAGAATGCAACACACTTGAGGAGACAGAAGGATCAACTAAACTCAGGATGTTTCTGTTCTCCAGAAGTGATTTGGATGATGCTTATCATGGTCTGGGGAGCCTGGATGGTGATTCTGAAGTACAGTATGTTGTTGCTGTGAATGGCATGGACATCGGATCCAGAGAAAACTCTACTCTGCATGGTTTGGCTAAATCTTCAGCAAGTAATTTAGATGAGTTAGATGGACAGTCTATTGAGGGGGGGACAGGTAAAGCTGCAACAGACTCAGTTGGGACTAGTACTTCACCCTTCACAGGAAATTTTGTTGCATCATCAATTCAACCTACTCGATTGACTCTACCAGGTTCATCCAATGCCTATGAAAACCATGCAAAATTTCGTCATGACCAGGTGATTCATCATGGTAAGCCTCCTGGCAAAAGTTCTGTTTCGATGCCTATTTGTGGGAATTTAACTGAAGGGCATGCATTCCCTGGCTTAGATGTTGAGGATCCTGAAATGCTAGTGAAAAAGGTGAAACTGAAAAGTGATGGTTCAGTTCAACCTGCGTGTCACCGTGAAACACTTAGTCTCTCACAAAATGATTATGTTGCGCCATTGGAGCCTAAGACATATGATGGTGAAGTGATGAGATATGTTCCAGTTGAAGAAGCAACTGTTGCTGTTTCTGTGCCTGGAAATGAGAGAAAACACCAAGAACATGTGCAGACTTCTTTGTACCCTGATGTTAATCCAATTCAAGGTCCCATATGTAATGAAGATGACCATTGTCATACATTTAGTAGTGCATTTGCTCGTGGACATGCTGACTCTGAGTCTGATCCAATTGATTTGAGCTACCTTGAGCCACCTGCACTTCCTCAAAGAGTCTTTAATTCTGAGAGAATTCCTCGAGAGCAATCAGCATTGCTTAACCGTTTATCAAAGTCTGATGATTCACTTGGTTCTCAGCTTCTCCTGTCTCACTCACATCCTGATACTATGGCACATGATCCAATCAACCAATCCACTGAAAAATTGCACAATGGAAATCAAGCTCCTCAAAATGAGCAATTCATGTCAACTGCAAAGCCACTTTATATGGAGTCTCTAACAATTGATGATGGACTGGCACAGCTTCAAAAGTACAGAGTGTTTGCTGATGCGATAGGCCAGAAGAATAAAAAGCTTTCTGCAGATGAGTCAGAGTTTGACTGGAAGCAGAAAGTCCCAAACATTTTATGTTGTAAAGATGCTGCGAATGAGGGTCAAAATCAAAAGGCTGACTTTGAAATGACCTCTGTTGACTTTAAAAATTTACATGTTGAGTTAACAGCAGAAGCTAAACCAGAAGTTCCTGTGGTGAGTGAAGCAACTTCTCTGAAACATGATGACAATAATTCATCTTGGCTTCCAGAGCCTAACTGGGATGAAATGGTGGGCAAGGATTCTTGTGATGAGAATCAGGGGCATGTTCAAACTTTTGCTTGGGTGGAGAGCTCAATGATGGATGCTTCTGAGGGTGAAATTTCTCATGCGATTCCCAGTACAAAGCAGGGAGATATTCTTATTGATATTAATGACCGATTCCCTCGTGATTTCCTTTCTGACATTTTCTCCAAAGAAGTACTCTCTGAGGATTCCTCTGGAACTAGCGTGCTGCACAAAGATGGAGTTGCATTAAGCTTGAACATGGAAAACCATGAACCCCAGCACTGGTCATTTTTCCAGAAATTGGCGCAAGATGGGAATGTTTCTCTTATTGATCAGAATCATATTGATTTTTCATCTGGACAGACACAGGTTGACGAGGTATCTCCTGGATCTTATCATGTTACACCTTTAATGGGAGAGCTAGttcccacaagccatgtgggttCTCAGACTAATTTTAGTGAAGACAATCACAAAGAACTGCCTGCTACAATGGGAGCAGATTCCATAGTTTTGCATTCACATTACAATCGTTCCATGGTGAAAGGAACTGAAAGTATGGAGTTTGATGGTATGTCGGAGAACTTAGGAACACACATGGAGCATGAg GATGGGAAGTTTTTCAAGAATATTGGTTTACCTCCTCTTGATCCTTCTTTGGAAGATCTTGATATCAACACTTTGCAG GTTATAAAGAATGACGATCTTGAAGAGCTGAAGGAATTGGGCTCTGGAACATTTGGGACTGTTTATCATGAAAAATGGAGGGGTACAGATGTTGCCATCAAACGAATAAAGAAGAGCTGCTTCACTGGTCGATCATCAGAGCAAGAGAGATTG ATTGTGCTTCTTGGTCAATACCTGCCTACCTCTCCCCTTCTTCCCCAAAG GTATCTTGATTGTCGCAAGCGACTCATAATTGCCATGGATGCAGCTTTTGGAATGGAATATTTGCATTCGAAGAATATTGTGCATTTTGATCTTAAATGTGACAACTTGCTCGTAAACATGAAAGATCCTTTACGGCCTATTTGCAAG GTAGGTGACTTTGGCCTGTCTAAAATTAAGCGAAATACCTTGGTTTCTGGTGGCGTAAGAGGCACCCTGCCGTGGATGGCTCCAGAGCTGCTGAATGGCAGCAGCATTAAGGTGTCTGAAAAG GTTGACGTGTTTTCCTTTGGTATTGTCTTATGGGAGATTCTCACTGGAGAGGAGCCTTATGCCAATATGCACTATGGTGCAATCATAG